The Medicago truncatula cultivar Jemalong A17 chromosome 7, MtrunA17r5.0-ANR, whole genome shotgun sequence genome includes the window AACGAAAAAATAGGAGATTCTTGCAGACCCATGATCAAAATAAATCTATACCATCATCAAAATGTTattcacaaaatattttgctATCAAATAAGGCAAAAAAATGTTTACAACTTGATAATGCATCAAGAAAGTGCTATTCATTCTCTTTTAACTCCACAACAATATTCAAGAGCAACCACCATGATCCCTCTCAACATGCTCTACAAGGGAAACTGGGTCCAAAAAACCTTTACTGCACTTGGGGCATGCAGAAATTGACACCTTCTTTGCCCCATATTGGTTGCCACCACTCCTTTGGTGAACTTTTTTTGCATGATCCACCAAACTAGCGGCTGAGGAAAACTTAGCATCACATAGTGGACACTTCTCCAGTTGATTATTACTAGTACCGCTGCCACTGCTCTGTCCTATTCCACTCAATTTAGAAGCCATGTCAAGAAGGCTTGAAGTCCACTTAGATGATGTGGTTGAAGATAAATTGGGTTTTGACACTTCTTTACCACTACTCATATTCCAAAGACTCATAAATGAAAAACTTGTTTCCAACTTTTTGGGTCCAGGACATTTGTGATCAGGTCCAAACCTGTGCTTCAAACAATGGTCAACCTCACAGTCCCTACACTTGATTGTGTTTGAGAATACTAAGGTCTCTCTGCATCCTGGGACAGGacactttttcttctttgtggCTTTTTCATAATTTGATGGATCACAGTCTGTGTTGACATGATGCTCCCAAACTATGTTTGGATCTTGGTCTGGAATTAGGCGAACCCCTTTAGCACAAAGTGGACATATAACAACGGTGACATCTTGTTTGTTGGGTTTTGTACAATTATGCTCAATATAACTTCGGTGCCCCAAACAATATACCTGCAGAAGATGGAGCTGATATAATCAGCCTACACATAGTTGCTTAATTGAAAAGAAGGAAACTAGTAATCCACAATCCTATATATGTACATCATACTCAAAAGTCTATCACAGCTACAGCTTTTCAAACCCCAAGAACTGGACAAGTCAAAATTCTTATCAAAACTAACTGTTTCAGTAATATGCAAGCAATCATTTACATGTCCCAACTTTTGTATTCTGAAgtgtttcaaattcaattctattaaaCTACTTCAGAAtataaatcacttttttttaatgacaaataatatgttaaatgttatgttagtttttttcgTTACGAGGATCTGAAGACCTCCAATAATTTAACCCTTAGCTTGAACTAGTTGAGCTACCCAACCCTTATCAATCAAACACTTAAATGCTGTTCTAGCAACATTATTAAATGACAAACACAATACAAACCAATACAAGATGTATCCAACCTAACAATATCGACATTGGCAGTTGAACTAACTACGGATTCGAACAGAAGAAAAtgttattaaaaacaaaaacaatattaattcaatGTTTTAAATAGACGAAATGTATTGATTATAGCAATAACcagaagaaaataatagaaTACAACAGGACACACAAATTAAACAGAGAGAGATGAAAAACAAAACCTGATTGCAACGATCACAAGTGAAGGGCAAAAAATCGATGAGTCTGCAATCAGAAACAGAACAATGCTTGCCTAGATCTGGGAATTCAGGAGTCCCCATGATCCAAGCTCAAACCGTGAAGAAGAAACGAAATCCTtccagaaataaaaaaaatgaggaatggatttcgaaagaaaaaaaaaaattgtgaattacGCGGATATAGGGAAGAAAGAGATGATGTCCCAATCAACCAGAAATCCAGGAATGAGAGGGAATCGTCTCCTCCCTAATTCCACGCTCTAATAATTAAATTAGCTAGaaatcataatttttgtttcattaaaattaaactcatgatttattttggtttgcCATTTGTCAAAGACAAATCGTTTAGGAGTAGCATAATTCAATTTAtaggtcctttttttttttttttaattatttactcatttgtttgaatttgaatctatttttcaattttttttcttttagtttaaATTAGTTGAGTTAGCAACCTCCTTCCTCAACGATTATTgattagattttatttatcaGTTAATCAATTTTTAGATTATTAAGGTTCTTCTCTTAAGAATTGAAGGATTAATACCTAATTCAAAGGGTTAGAACTAGAAATAatgtttaacaaaataaatatataatctatGAAGTTTGGAAATATATAATACGTATGCAAAAATGATATGAtgcatttgtttaaaaaaaaaaacagattcgcgtataaacaatttttttaaaatttagaataCAATACGACTTAgatacattataaaaaaattataatcaaacacacacacaatatatatatatatatatatatatatatatatatatatatatatatatatatatatatatatatatatatatatatatatatatataaggttttTCTACTATATGCAAATTTGTACAtgttaaaaagattaaaataacaACTTTATCATGAGACTTGtgcattttatattaaagaTTTTACTATTCTCCCTTTTAGTTTTGCTCATTTACACCATAAATAATCCCAACTAGAGTTAATTCACACTCGGTGTCCAATGTGATTTAACTTGCGTTGGTACCGAGCATGAGTTAACTTGCACCGGTCTTAGGCAAGCTAATAGAACAACATTTCTTGACATAGATGCTGTTTTTTTTAGTCACTAAACGTTTATTTTTCACTATATCCATCATTGACTATCACTACATTCATTCACAATACcttatgttcatttttttaaaattctcaatcattcactacattttttaaaaaaaaatattcatttgcTCAATAGTAAGCATGTCTCATAAagatcaattcattcatttttaaaataaatcctAACTAAAAATACACAAGCACGCAAAATCAATTCCAAAATAATAGAATACGAAAAATTTACgtagttttaattttatcacCGTTCAAATCGGTGTATCAACATGATGttggattaaaattaaattcatgGTTGTTTGTTCAAGATGTTGGCACTAAAGTGTCTTATACTTAGTGTAAAAATTTGTAACTCTCTTTGAAAACTCAAAAGAATGAAGTGAACACATTTTGTATTCAACCAAACCAACTATATAGGTTCTCACATTGAATTCCCTCATATAAGATGCGTATTGACAAAAATGAATGCAttccaatatattattttgaacTTAATCTTATTGCCTTACCAACTAACAAGTTTTAATTGACATAAGAGCATGATTAGGCCCAAAGCAACATCTTAAAAATGCATTCTCATTTGATTTTCAAACTTTATCCGAGTACATTCCTTGCAAAAGCTAAAATTGTGAAATCCATTGGAAGTGTTGTTTGCTCCATATTCAGCTGCAACTCCGGTTCGTGCAGTATCTAATTCCCTCATTGCATTTGTGTCACTTTATAACGAGTAATATGTGTCTCCAAATTAAGCGGTGTTGATAAATAAGAAATTGTACAATTTTTCGACACCCAATGGTAACGTTATTGAATTATCGTCAATTAATTACATCATAGAATTATCAGATAAGGTTTCTATATTTGTGTCTATAAATGTTGGCAACCGGTATTTCAAATTCTGATTTCATTCTGTTTATACAGAATTATCTGATTTCGTTTTGTTCATACTGAAATATTTGTGATAtaactatatattaatattcAATTATATCAGTAGTGTGAatggatttttcttttgaattttcatGATAGAGGGCCATGTATTTGAGTTTCCATTTCTTATAATTTACTCTTGactggttcaaaaaaaaaaaaacttactctTGATGTGACCATTAACTTGCGTTGATTAGAAATTTGTTTTTCGTACCAATTTTAGGAAAATACAGAATCGCAAATTTTCAGCCCAACAATGTATCCATTGTCATTTGAACTAGGCTATATGGACCTCTTCAAGCCCTTCAATTCTATATCTATTTGAGTTTCTTTTATTATActtgcttttttgtttttcaccCATGTTCTaaataaagattgaaaattgagggcaATTTCGGAAAGAAAAAAGTCAACCAAGAGAGTTGAAAgatgttgttttatttatatagtacaataataaaatagattTCAAAATTAAGATTAccattcctaaaaaaaaaatagattaccaattatatttattttattctcttcTTAAGAACAACTTTTGAAAACTAGCGTACCAAATAggttttctcatttttctcATCTCTAAAACAGTTGTAAACAATTAGATTGCCAAAcgcattttttttcattcacttCTTAAAAACAGGTTTTTAAAACAGATTTATAAAACaagttttaaaaactaaaaaccaaaacTAAGTCAAACAGTCTCTTAATATCttgtttcatatatttctctctccataATTAATAATCAAGGgtaatattggtaaaaaaatatatttaatattgcattaaactttgaaagtgacacttaaataaaaacaaaacttttctacaaaagagacacttaaaaaggaacgagTGGAGTAGAGTTTAGAGATGCATCAGGGCATAGAAAAAAATATGGCATCTTGAAATGAAAGTAAAAGTTGAAAAGATGATGCAGAAAAATACATCATAACCTAATTAATCGATCTTTCTTCCAAGACGTGAAAAGAAGTCAAAAAGGTAACATCTATAACTTCAAAATGCACGATCTCATGCATGACTTGGCATGTTCAATTTCAAATAACGAGTATGTCATAATCAACCTAACAAAATAGAGGCATCAAAATATCGAGAAACAAACTCGTCATAtctttttttcctaaacatatattttcatcTTTATCTTCATGGCGAGACCCAAGTAGTCCTCTTGTGGCTGGCAAGTTGAGGACATTTTTATCATCACATAAATTTACATATCCATCATGCCACGACGACCCTAATACTCCTGGTCAATTTGACGAGCCTTCTTGTAAATTGATCAtgtctagttttttttataaaaaaacttcaTGTGCTGACTCTTGAGAACTTGACCACAAGGAACCTTCATTCTTGTATTGGTAAACTGAAACATTTAGTTTATCTTGATATTTACTGTAGCCCTAGAATTGAGGTTCTTCCGAAGTCTTTAACCAAATTATATAACTCAGAGACACTTTTACTCGGTGGATGTTTTATGTTGACAGTGTGGCCCAAAGATAGGTGGAAGCAAACAAGTCTATGACATCTTGAGTTCACAGGTTGTTATGAGTTGACTATCATGCCACTTGATGTAGGGCAATTGACAAGTCTTTAGACATTGTAAGATTTGTTTAGTTCCATGTGCAAATTACGAATTTGGTGCCATGTTCTGAGTGCAAATGTGCGTGCATACATGTGTGTTTTGATTATTAATGCATAAAGGCTTCAATTTAAAATACGAGTGTATACCCGTGTACCACACGGGAAAAATttctttgaattaaattaaaaataaattatttttatattttataactaAAAATGTTTTAGTACATTTAACTTCGAAATTCAATGAATTATAGTTTTTAGTATGcctcatatttaaaatttacgTTATATCTTATATCTTACTTCTAACTTTGTCCTCCTTTaatttagagaatgataaattattgTATCGAAAGGAGCAACATTTactgattgtcttggtttgtgtaaaatgtaaaaaaataacaattaaaaaggaatgaaGGGAGTacatgatcatcatcatcaccacttgatccttaaaaaaaaaaatcatcaccaCTTGATGAATCATTTTCACGCTGTGGTaaaaatttctttctttcttttgcttACCCCTTTtactgactttttttttttgcattgacATTCCTTTTCCTTTTTGCCTCCCCCGTTCCTTTAAccttctctctattttttttttaatctcttcaGACAATGTTGTCTCTTGTTGGATATGTTCTTTAGCACAACGAAATTCATCATCAGCACTACCTTATTGTGCATGAAACTCTTGTTGATCAGGAAGCTCTTGTTCTACAGAGTCTCAGATTGGGATTGAATACTCATTGTAAGTTCCCTTACCAGGGCATCAACAACTTACAAGTAATACGCCTTAGCCGGTTCTTTGGTGactttttggtggtggtcgaggtttgaactccggaccttgtatattttatgcattgttcataccaactgagttaagctcaagAGGACGGTCCTTTGGTGACTTATCGAGTTGTATTGCATtgagttttattgaaaaatgtaTTTCCTTTTCAAGCTTTTGGATTTCCTATTCAGTCATCTCCACAAACTCATGATTATCAACACTAGGATGCCCGTAATATAACTCAACCTCATTGTCATTTTTCTTTACAGATTCTTTATCTGTCTTATTAATGTCACTATCATTGGACAAGGGCTTAAATACCAAATCAAAGTATGCTCCATAATCTAAATTCGTCAACTGGATTTTGGCAACACAATCATATTTCCTACAATTTTTCACAATGTTTACAAGgtcaaaataacataacaactctCAGTCTAGTTCCTCCTAAACATCCATTTCTCCACTTGAGTATTCATGCTTCTGAGATTCATTTCTAACAAAGGAACCTCCATCATAATTAATCAGTGTAATGAATTCATTCATCCTAGTCTTCTGAGAGTAAGATATTAACAAAATATCCAACGTTACTACTCCattcgtttcaaaatacatgtcgcatttttgcaatgtgcactattcacatGACTTAATTTAACGATACTTTTTAActaacatataaatataaatgttagaATGTAAGATGTTGTTCGATTTGTTTCTATAAATACttgcaaaatattaaatttttataattttttactttagataattaaagatattaacagtcaaaattatgcattacCATATGCAAACTGATTAATTGTgacatatattttgaaacggatgaagtaatataaatatgacacaaaccaaaataacataacaactctTGGTCTAACATTTTGAATATTAACAAAATACTATCCATAGACgaacattataaatattattacttgACGAGAGTTTAGTTCACTTGCTAAATTATTCATCAAGGCCCTAATAGTTTCCGGAGACATTTTGGGGCTATTTACTCCTAAATTAAGATTGCCTCacaaaatcattatttaaacaCCTAAGACAACCAAGTTCATAAGTTGCAAGTTTAtaagtttataaatttttatgagaaattttattcaaaaatatgaattctacatatgagtttactttaaaggcaGGGttaaaagtgaagatgaaaaacttttgggaactaaaagttaaagaaattttttagagggactaaaacaaaaatttgacatatttatagggatcgaaaacatatttaaacctaataattataacaattttttataaaaaaaattacttcttttaatttattaactAGTGCTTTAAGAACACTCATTAGATTCCTTCATAGTTTTGTTATGTTATGAATGAGACTATCTGAAGACAATAATACTAAATAAATGGAGtcaaacaacataaatatctaattttaggttaaaaataCAATAAGTAAGTGAAGACAAGTGTAGTCGGATGACCCATTGCCCCATGGTGAATCTGTGTATGACTAGGAGAATTAATAAATTAAGTTGATAgtaattaaatgtatttttttcgCAAGAACATTACATTTGtaactaatttattattttttttcaaaattatcttttaaaagAGAGAATTATTTATGTAAGATAATAATTAGAGGTAtattaatgataaaatataaggTTGTACATTTAAAGAGGGtctatgaaaatggacaaaaatttATTAAGTTAGCCCTATCTTAAGGAATAGTGGTAGTATGGGGTTTATAGATCTCTTGAAACTTGTATAAAATAATtctctttaaaattatatattgtatctattatattttattataatatctCTATTCAGTTCATATCTTTTTGCCAACAAATAATAGGTAGGATAatttttctagagagagaataAGTTTATATTTCCAGCTAGTTAGAAAAAACTGTTAGgggtgtgtgtatatatatatatgaaatattttatgaagatgttttttaacaagttattttatgagcatttgttaaaagacaccaactaatttttataaatggtgttttttaaaaaagtggaaatcacatCTTGAGGTGTGGGTTGCTAAAAAACACCTTCATGGATGACTTCTAGcaaaactaatatatataaataaataaatatcgaAAACAATTGAGTTTTATATATAAAACCAGAGATAACATCTTTTAAACTTTGAGTAGAAAAACATCTTGTAAACATATTCATCactattatttattgaaaaagttgcACTAACTACTTCATGAGGTAGGTTTCAATGACACAATATCTTTTTTATGTCGAGTAGtatagtggttagaattcaccattttttaaagtgaataagtggggtgtctgggggtTCAACCATCCCCATAATGCATGTCACTTCCAACTGAACTATGCTGACGGGGACAAATGAtacaatattttacaaaatagaaTGAATGTATttgtcgttttttttttgtggtggcggGGGGTCGAaccctggaccttgcatattattatgcattgtccataccaactgaatGTATTTGTCGTTTAAACATATTCTaagaaatacttttttttagttggTTTTAATTAATCTCCAATTCTAAAAGGAAAAGACTTTTCtaatttcatccaaaaaaaataagtaaaatatgactaataattgtttaaccaaaatttaaattttggatCTCCAGAATGTTTCTTCCAATATTGCATTCACTAGGTTacatattttaagaaataatgcAAGATCATCAAATATTTATCATAGAGAATTATTTGAAGATCATATAATTGGTGATAACTCCAAAATATTTCCCAACAAAGCAAATTATGATGGTCCAAGCTCTGGAAGAGGCTATACAGAGTCTGAAGAGTCACATTGAAGTGAGTCTCCTGAGTCTTAACCATTCTTCAGTGCTCAGGTGATTCGTATCCATTAAAGCTTCCACAAGTTGACAAACAAGCATGTGTTTGGACACTGAGAGCTCATAACTCTCAAATTGCTGAAATGAAGACATATAAAAGACAATAATGCTGCCAGAAAATAGCATGGAAACTTTCAAgaccaaaaacaaacaaaatcactAATATTCTTAGCGGTCAATGTCACAAGCAGATTGAAACATTAACATGTGACATCAAAAAGGACAAACTTGGGAtgataaatcaaaatatattttgtgactATTGCAACTATTGCAATCCAAGAGCCCCCTATCCCCGCTGACAAGCTTAGATTCCTCGCAGTTACGATAACCCCTCTTTATTTAGTCACATAATCTTAGTCGTTTAATCTTAATCGGATGGCTCTAAAACATAATATTTAGTCGTTTAATCTTAATAGGATGACTCTAAAACATACCATTAAAATGTGAAACGTCTAAATATAACCGGATTGTCCAAATTCGCAACAGCGTGATTGAATGAGTTTAAGCTATTCCCTTTGTTTTCAACTACGTGCCTGAGTTTGACAAAATAAGTAGATTatcgtgattttggcaaaactacattttaaagttttaacaAAACGTGAATTTGCATATATCAAGTGTCAATTCAAACATGCCCTACATTATTAATTGGGTTAATGGGTAGTCAGAAGCTTTTGGCCTTCATCTAAGTTTTTTGCACCTCAAAAGTCACActtgcttttaattttttttttttatttaaaaatcaggaaaaaaaacattgaaataaaGTGGACAGACGAAAAGAAATGTAACATAATAACATGAAAGGACAAAAAGAAAGACATATATTCATGACAATTGGAATCCTATTTTACAGCCACAATAATTTTTCTCCAATGAAGATTAGTTAATAGTAATATAACCAAACTCACTTCACACTCTAATCATGGTCTATATAATTCAGAATCTAAGCTTTGTGGTGTCTCATTTCCCCATTCTACAATTATTTGCCAACTGCTCTGTCCTGCATTAAATCACATACCATAATAGTTCACCTTTTTCATCTATATTCtctttagttttaattttcttcACCACACTACACATAGAAAAACAGAATAGTCTTGGCTAGGCTTAATCAAGAGTGCAAATTCATCTTCAACTTTGAGCTGAGCAGAATCATGGATGGAAGACAAGGGAGTGAAATGCAGCCCTATGTTGAAGCACCGCCTAATGCGGCAGAACAAAATCGTTATTCACATCGATCAATTGAGACATTGATAGTGGTGATAGCAGTGATCACTATAGTAGGTGTGATTGCTGGAATGATTGCAAGGTTGTGTGGTGGAAGACACTTTGGAGGAAATGGTGAGAATGATATAGAAGGTTGGGTTGAAAGGAAGTGTAGAAGTTGCATTGATGCAGGTCTTCCACCACCACCGCCGCCAGCTGAACCTAAACCCGAAGAGCCAAAGGCAGAACCAAAGGCAGAAGCTGCAGCAGGAGGTGGTGATGGAAGTAAATGAAAAAGGTATCAGAATGAAGAACCTACTATGACGCTTCAAATTGAAGGCGTGTTCGGTGTTTGACAAAGACACATATGGTTATGGTTACATTTAATTTATCTACATTCTTAAATTATTACAGGTGTCAACATTAAGTGACGTGTCCGATGTATGTTTCTGGGTTATTATTCCATATTAGATGCATATTATTCTATTCTAAcacaaacattatttttaagttaGTAAGTATATAACTTGATGTATGCTTTGTTTAATTTCGCTATAGCTAGTGAATGCTATGTGATACAAGAAAGTTTAGACAACTTTTAATTAATGAATGTATAGAGTAGCAATGTGTTAGTTCTAGAACCTAAGCTACTATTGATGTCATTGAATTTGGACTCACTTGCTATTTCAATATAATTTGTTGGTCTCATTGTAATTTCTTATTTACCATTGTCTTAATTTTGTCATAGAGAGAAAGCTTATGTAGAGATGTATCTAATGGATCTTGCACAAGTGGTTGATGTGTAACACGTGTGAGTGTTGTAAATCTTGAATACCAAGTTCAATTCTTACTTATTAAAAATctgcaaatattattttatgagagAAATTAAACATGAAAACTTTTGTGAGGACTATGTAATTTGGTAGTTAATTTCATTCAACacgcttttttttttgtagcttatcttaagaaaggaaaaataatgATCTAAGATAAAAAATTCTAATGCTCCACCATTTTCATAGGCTATCGTTTTTTAAGTCAGTAAGTGGAGCCACTTATCATGAAAAGCTTAATTTTGTGCTTAAAAATTCTTACAGCGATTACtttaaaatctgaaatttaGATCCTCTAGCCTTAACTTTTGGCATAAAATCTGAAATGTAAGTTTAAAGATGCCACTAACAATATGATAATAGCATGAAGTTTCATTTCAACACAGTACAAAGCAAAAGCTCTACAAGCCGTTGCTCAATGCTATAAAAAAGACCAACAAAGTTTCCAagctttctttcattttatttctttattggaCCGTTGCTAATTGCTATTAATCATGAAACATactttaaaagatggaaaaagaTAGGTAGACACCCTTTTTCATACACCTCTTATGTACACCCTCATGTgttaggggtattttagtaattttacatcatatcatcacctttttcatctcttctttcaatgtttttgccacGTGTCACAAATGTGTCTGGGTGTAAAAGGGTGTATGCCACCTAAGATGGTTTATGTATAAGAGCTCTTAAAAGAAAGAATtgaaacttgtcaaaaaaaaaaatttgaaaaaaaattaattgtaataCCTCAATAAAATGTGAGactttttaatatatgtattattGACAATAATAGGTAAACCTTTTGCTTACATATATGTGACAATAAAAGGTTCCAATCAGTTTATTACATTCATGCTTATTATCAATTTACATTGTATAAACTAATTGCATTTTTGTATTATTGATCATAGTATATACAGAGTCTTTCCATGATGGATGATGTAGAGAGTCcttaatttgtatatttatcTGCGCCGCAGTTTGGGGTAGCTTGTACTGTGTAAGAAAATTGAACATTGTTGCATAAAGCCTTAGCAGGTTCTCCATCATATATCAAGTCTATGTTCTTCATTTCTATCTCCTTGCATGGAAAATTCTTACTGCAAGGTACGACACATTGCTAATTTGGACCGCAGAGTCctacataaacaacataaaatcataaaattgaataaataagtcTAGTGTACTTGTAGTGTATATAGCAAAAGTTGTGAAAAATAATTTACCATTTGTTTacatgacatttttttcttgTCACAGTAATTCTGGTCAATTATTATGGGGTTGGTCACATTGTCCATTTCAATGTTCTGAAATGTGATGTTGCTAGCAATTCCTGAACCTCCCTGCATTTAATCACCGAAAAACTAAATTACAA containing:
- the LOC25499037 gene encoding zinc finger AN1 and C2H2 domain-containing stress-associated protein 13, with the translated sequence MGTPEFPDLGKHCSVSDCRLIDFLPFTCDRCNQVYCLGHRSYIEHNCTKPNKQDVTVVICPLCAKGVRLIPDQDPNIVWEHHVNTDCDPSNYEKATKKKKCPVPGCRETLVFSNTIKCRDCEVDHCLKHRFGPDHKCPGPKKLETSFSFMSLWNMSSGKEVSKPNLSSTTSSKWTSSLLDMASKLSGIGQSSGSGTSNNQLEKCPLCDAKFSSAASLVDHAKKVHQRSGGNQYGAKKVSISACPKCSKGFLDPVSLVEHVERDHGGCS
- the LOC25499038 gene encoding uncharacterized protein, translated to MDGRQGSEMQPYVEAPPNAAEQNRYSHRSIETLIVVIAVITIVGVIAGMIARLCGGRHFGGNGENDIEGWVERKCRSCIDAGLPPPPPPAEPKPEEPKAEPKAEAAAGGGDGSK